The segment TGAAGGCCCTCACCTTCCACCCCACCATCCCCCGGTTCGTCGCCACGAAGGTTGCGGGTGCGGTCTCCCGCCGCGCCTGGTGGGGGCGGTGGGCGCCGCTGCAGCTCCGGGAGGTGCCCGATCCGCCGCTGCCCGGGGAGGACTGGGTGCGCGTGGCGGTACGGCTGGGCGGGATCTGCGGGAGTGACCTGCACACGATTCGTCTGGAGGCCAGCCCGGCCCTCTCCGCCCTCACGTCGTTTCCTTTCGTTTTGGGTCACGAGAACGTGGGGACGATCGCCGAAGTCGGCCCTGCGGTCCGGGACCTCCGGATCGGTCAGCGCGTCACCGTGGAGCCGGCGCTGCCCTGTCTGGCGCGAGGGCTGGTCGATCCGTGTCCGCCCTGTGCCGCGGGAAACTACAACCTGTGCCTCCGGGTGGCGGAAGGCCACCTCGCGCCCGGGTTGATGATCGGCGCCTGCCGGGATACGGGGGGAAGCTGGGCGGCCAACTTCGTCGCCCACCGCTCCCAGGTGTTCCCCCTCCCCGAGGCGGTGAGCGACGAGAATGCGCTGCTGGCCGAACCCCTGGCCGTGACGGCGCACGCCGTCGTCGCCTCCCCGCCCGCGGAGGCGGACACCGTGCTCGTGGTCGGGGGAGGGGTGATCGGCCAGTGCGCCATCGCCGCCCTGCGCGCGTCGGGGAGCGGGGCCCGGATCATCGCCCTGGTGAAGCACGGCTTTCAGGGGGAGGCGGCCCGGCGGCTGGGCGCGGACG is part of the Armatimonadota bacterium genome and harbors:
- a CDS encoding alcohol dehydrogenase catalytic domain-containing protein, whose translation is MKALTFHPTIPRFVATKVAGAVSRRAWWGRWAPLQLREVPDPPLPGEDWVRVAVRLGGICGSDLHTIRLEASPALSALTSFPFVLGHENVGTIAEVGPAVRDLRIGQRVTVEPALPCLARGLVDPCPPCAAGNYNLCLRVAEGHLAPGLMIGACRDTGGSWAANFVAHRSQVFPLPEAVSDENALLAEPLAVTAHAVVASPPAEADTVLVVGGGVIGQCAIAALRASGSGARIIALVKHGFQGEAARRLGADEVVRLQRGDGHYPAIADLTGGRLRRPMMGKRVLLGGADLTLECVGSAGSIDDSLRLTRPGGRVVLLGLASWARSVDWTPLWLKELQVTGSYIYRWETWRGRRVRTMEIVLDWMARGLVDLSHLVTHQFPLEEFRRALHTAMGKAATRAFKVAFRPQA